A genomic stretch from Xiphophorus maculatus strain JP 163 A chromosome 16, X_maculatus-5.0-male, whole genome shotgun sequence includes:
- the LOC102226595 gene encoding dual specificity protein phosphatase 16-like, which yields MVWSRDAEAERPQLSVILPRLYLGAERDVTQDQLASLGISYVLSVSRCSPQPSFLPRSRFLRIPIDDSLWDDLLPWIPQALSFIDSAMSSGASVLVHCAAGISRSPALAVAYIMYSLEMDLDHAYRFVKERRPSISPNFNFLGQLQHFQGILDQKASSCDMTRQQQENQQPSTENGGAGLLRSQNRNHCVNTATEDSIIQTRKSLLDDSGNKRGPWTFDLTACQNQRCNQKLCDAPASSLCESRDPLPKCRQLQFPSGCTSVLEKRKSLTLSLTPLGFCPPSSVSSRPQSVVKVSPVHGDPHPQRSPRLSGCSRAEEKEQDLLSPSGITLNKLLDWGERVLLGLVHPVKMGQPALPYRC from the exons gACCAACTGGCCTCTCTGGGTATTTCCTACGTGCTGAGTGTGAGCCGATGCAGCCCCCAGCCGTCTTTCCTGCCTCGCTCCAGATTCCTGCGCATTCCCATCGATGACTCCCTGTGGGACGACCTGCTGCCCTGGATCCCCCAGGCTCTCAGCTTTATAG ATTCAGCCATGTCCTCTGGGGCCTCGGTGTTGGTGCACTGTGCTGCAGGAATCTCCCGCTCCCCGGCTCTGGCTGTGGCCTACATCATGTACAGCCTGGAAATGGACCTGGACCACGCCTACAG GTTTGTGAAAGAGCGTCGGCCCTCCATTTCCCCAAACTTCAACTTCCTTGGTCAGCTGCAGCACTTCCAAGGCATCCTGGACCAGAAGGCATCCAGCTGTGATATGACcaggcagcagcaggagaaTCAGCAGCCGTCCACAGAGAACGGAGGGGCCGGATTACTGCGCAGTCAGAACAGAAACCACTGCGTCAACACCGCCACAGAAGACTCAATAATTCAGACGAGAAAATCGCTCTTAGACGACAGCGGTAACAAGCGAGGACCTTGGACCTTTGACCTGACAGCGTGTCAAAACCAACGATGCAACCAAAAGCTATGCGATGCTCCTGCATCGAGCCTCTGTGAGTCCAGAGATCCTCTACCAAAGTGCAGACAACTACAATTCCCATCAGGTTGTACTTCTGTCCTGGAGAAGCGTAAAAGCCTCACGCTCTCATTGACGCCCTTGGGATTCTGCCCGCCCTCTTCGGTGAGCAGCCGCCCACAATCAGTGGTGAAAGTGTCCCCAGTCCACGGCGACCCCCACCCACAGCGAAGTCCTCGTCTCAGTGGGTGCAGCCGAGCTGAAGAGAAGGAACAAGACCTGTTATCGCCGTCCGGCATCACTCTGAACAAGCTGTTGGACTGGGGAGAGAGGGTGCTGCTGGGGTTGGTCCACCCGGTGAAGATGGGACAACCTGCGCTGCCCTATAGGTGCTGA